The DNA sequence CAATATTATTACCAATTTTAGTTTTTTGATaagtatatttttaaattagtaaatgaatatttttacttttgtttgGATAATGTTGTTCATTTttccttaaatttatattatacaataaaaaaatcatagaaaaattaatattataaaaaattgagtgtattatttttttaaaatttttacaataCTAAATACATTAATTGTAAATTCTTACACAATTATTACAATGACAAAATCTTattctattaaataaaattagctacatgaatcaaattatttatatttattattttattttatttagaaattacaaaattatttaaaatatgattaaaaagagtttagttaatatatatttttagagtacataataaaattattaattaaacagttataaaaaatatttaaagttcaaatttttgatatatttattGTGCATttgttaatataaattatttaaaaaatttattattaatcattttaactTGTATTTTCCAAATATATATGTTagttaaatctttaaaaaaaaattctttcttcttattgtttgattttattttaaacaatttaTCATGTGTATGTGTATCCACTATCGGTGGAGTAATTCACATAAAACCTTAAACAGCGTCATTAATTCATTATTGATCGTTGATGCTACACCGACAATTTTTGTGGGTTAATGATATGCAGAGTTGTATCTGtctattatctattattatttataacaaaagaaatatcgGCAATGATTATCATCAAAAAAGAAGTCTCTGCATTGGACTCCACAACCTCAGGATATCACTCATATCAGATTATCTGGTAGTGAtatataagaaataaaaattttaggacaaaaacagaaaaggtAAAGGTTtaccttttcttttttataaaaactctttctttttctttttttattttttaatttccccCAGGTCGCAAAGGATTCAGATTTGAAACACGTTTATCACTCTTCGCATCTTCGGTGCTATTTCGTTAAGCATGTGCAATACTGCAAATTTCGTTCATTATAGAATCTAATATATACTTCTATAACTAGTGAAACTTACATTACATGCTTATATGGAAAATAACTTGTTTTCAGTAACCAGATTTCATTACCATCATAGGTCATCTTTATTATTTAGCtagtatgattttttttttttttggtattatttcCTTGTTAGTATAACTTTTATTTGATAAGAAAATGGCTTCAAGGTTCATGAACTGAGTCCGCAGAGTAATGGGACGTGACAGTAGGACCAGTCTACCAAACTTAGTGAGAGATATGCTGAGCATCTACAAAAGATTATTCCTCGCAAAAATATTTATTGCATTCCATTTAATATAACTTATTATGCTCAATGATAAATGAATCAGAACTGTATTCTCATAGAACGAATACATCTAATTCTTCCCCTAAATAAAGCTGCTTTAATCACCAGGACGTTGGGATTCAAAGTGAGACCTTGAATTTCTTGAGAGGATGGACTCTTTTCCTTGATCAATCAAAatttaacgtttttttttttttgtcatgaatCAAAATTAAACGTTAATTCATCGTAACCTATAGAATATTGTTAGTTTATTGTTAATAGTTCTTTGGATACGTCGTATAGACGTAGCTGTCGTGTGGGGTTCCTTGTATTTCATTTAGATTCAAGGGTTGCATCCTTGGGGGCAGAACAAACCAATGAAAAGAACCTTTAGCATAACACGTGCAGCTTATTTCTACATGTTCAATGACAAAGGTACAAATGCATGTGGGTTTCGATATTACAAGATTTGGAGGCCCCAGCACTGAAATTGAAACATAAACATAAGTCTGTTTGATCAGCAGAGCTAATAGAACCACCACGTTAATCATGTTTCTATAATTGACTgcactaaaagaaaaatatactAGATGGATTTAAGAATTATCAACAAAATTAATCGTTTTGGCTATACTAGCTAGTATATCAAAAGCAACTATGAAGCAAATCAAGGAGCCTCTAACCTTATTACTCCATATAGACCATAAGCAATTGCATTAAGCAATTTATTAAGATCTAAAAAATACCATATATGTTTCACAACTTTCAATCATAAAAGGAAATAAATTAGAACTTGAAGATGGCAGCACCACTTGATGGCTTCGAAGCAAAAAGATAAAGACCAAGGTCGTCCTTCTTGATAACACCCTTGTCAATCCTCTTTTGGAAATAATGTTCCTGCAACGTATAAAGAATCCATTGTTAAAgacatgttaattaataattacaaattcTCAATGATTTAGGCGGCCTAGTATTGTAGGGATGCAAACCTTCAAATTAAGGATATACTGTGGGACTATGCTCTCTTTCACCAAAGCAACAGCACAGCCACCCCATCCAGCTCCAGTAAGCCTTGCCCCAAGAGCACCATTCTCACGAGAAACTTTTACGAGTTCTTCCAACTCAGGACAGCTGATTCaatcaacaaaaaatatattaaaacaaaaagaagaaaaatatcaaCTTTCATGCCAAGAAGGGAAAGTACAGTTTCCAAGAACTATTCCTCATTCTGTCAAAATTTTGAAAGCAAGTATAAGTATGCTGCCAATACCTGCATTCATATAAAACGCTGCAGCTATAATGACTCTCGTTCATTAGGTCACCAAGCTTCTTTAGCATCTCCTCATCACTGAAAAGAATTGAGAAGTTAACTTCcacaaaacagaaaaataactttAACTCCTATCATGTACTATTCATacagtaaaataaaaatgttcaCTCAAACAGAATTCAGATTTAACTGTAACTTAAATTTTCCAGGGTTAAAATGATCTGTAAATCAGTGTTTTTTTATCCCTATGCTAATGAACTACCAAATACCTGGACAATTCTTCTAGAAGCTTTAAGCAATCAAGAAATATGTGATGcgaatactaataataataataataataatcaagagCACAGAAAATGAAACACTAATAAAAGAACAAGGGTTCGATCTCACCTTAGATTTGATGATACAACGTCCTTGAAAGCGTGCACCCTCTTGGCTTCCGAATAAACATGAGCAGCTCTCTGAGAATAAATGCATCAATGCAAAGGCACAGGAAATATTTAGATATCATATAATTGGAGAAAATCATACATGAACTCTAAATAATCAAGAAAATAATCAAAAGGTGCAAAAACTATCTGATCAGCAGTTTTCAATTATTAAAGAAATCCTGAACCAAAAAGCATGACTAATTCCGTACAAACCTATAGGTTTTAAACCAAATAATTAACAAGAAAAGTTATGCTCAGAATTGCAACATGGTAATACAAATGCAATCTAGATAATCAGAAATTACCCTACAGTATTACAGTAGTCACTAATCAATAGAGAGCAGAACTAGATGAACAGTTGATACCATATTAAAAGTTATCAACCAAGTGATAACATAAGAATCAGATCTCAATAACTCTGCTAATGAGGATTAGAAAAGAACCTGATGTAATTTGTAGTGCTTTGCAACTTTTAAAACTTCCAAATAAGCAGCATTGCCGCCCAAAAATGACGTCAACTTTTCACCCGTAATTGCCTCAATTTCTTTAGCTGTATATGGTTCTTCCTTCAAATATTCCTGTACCCAGAACATAGTTAAGATTTTAAACAGGAAAATGCTAACAATTTCTATGAACTTAAAAAAAAGGTCAATTTTATATCAATTGAAACAAAATGTTCATAATATGAAGtttagaaagaagaaagaaacttgTCTTGCTTGTCCAATTTTATAGATGGCATAATACCAGGTAAAATTACCTTGACAGCAAGTACTGGATCAGAGGAATTATGTTTACCAGCAAATTGTACACATAATCCTTCAACGTCAGACAATGTGCTCACTTTTGACATTGCCTCTTTGGGATTCAGCCCCAACTTTATACCAAGCACAATCTGGAAAATTTAAAAGAAGCACTCTATTAATATAGTTAACAACACAATAGGATTAGCTAGTTAGCCTAAGCAATAAGCATTTGACTGACACCAAATTAGCAGTTCTAGGAAAAAGGGCCAGAAATAGCAGAAATGAAGAGATAGTGTTATTATCTTGTTCAATAAATAGATATAAACATTTAGATGCTAGGATATTCAAGAACTTACAAGTTAAATCTTATTGAGAGATAAAAATGCTAGTGGTGGATATAAGATATAGGTCGACATTGGAAGGTTGTTACAGAAATAATACAAGAGGATACAACAAATAACATCGATTAGTCTGAAATGTACTTACAGAAGCCAAACGGCATTCAACAACCCTATTATTATAATTTGTAGCAGCAGTAACAGCCTTCTGAGACTCTGCCAAAGAATGGGCTATCACAAAAGTCCCGCCAGCAGGAAGTTGCACATCAGTTGCACGAATTGGGTTGAAATCAATCAGCTCTGCAAAGCCGGTTTTGGCCATGACAGAGATTGCCTGTCAAGTAAAACAAAGGGGAAAAGTCAAGTCTAGGTTACATGTCAGAATGTCCAGGAAAGAGCAACAAATGTAGGAATTCATATGCTGGATAAAAATGCTGTGAATCATgtaacaattaaaatttattcaCAAACAAAAGGGCTGACTGGATACAGAATAATGCACTAATGACTTGATGCAAATGACTTCTACAAAAAATTTAGGTCTCAACTAGCATTTTCAAATTGAGATATCTATCATAGTGGCTAATGAGTAAAAAGAGAAAGAAGCTACAATGCAATATTTATTAAGGCCACTCCACTGGGAGGAGATATGGAATAAAAGACCAAACCTGCATTAGTGATAAGTAATTGGCATACATTtgcagaatttaattttgatgcaatgtcagtgtaaagtagttttacacgtgTATCCAAT is a window from the Arachis hypogaea cultivar Tifrunner chromosome 1, arahy.Tifrunner.gnm2.J5K5, whole genome shotgun sequence genome containing:
- the LOC112703094 gene encoding galactokinase, with product MAKHEELPIPIFQSLNDVYGEGSQLEEAKLRFDTAKSKFQEFFGHAPQLFARSPGRVNLIGEHIDYEGYSVLPMAIRQDTIVAIRKNESSKELRIANVNDKKYSMCTYPADPNQQLDLKNHKWGHYFICGYKGFHDYAKAKGVNVGPPVGLDVVIDGIVPTGSGLSSSAAFVCSSTIAIMAAFDANFPKKEIAQVTCDCERYVGTQSGGMDQAISVMAKTGFAELIDFNPIRATDVQLPAGGTFVIAHSLAESQKAVTAATNYNNRVVECRLASIVLGIKLGLNPKEAMSKVSTLSDVEGLCVQFAGKHNSSDPVLAVKEYLKEEPYTAKEIEAITGEKLTSFLGGNAAYLEVLKVAKHYKLHQRAAHVYSEAKRVHAFKDVVSSNLSDEEMLKKLGDLMNESHYSCSVLYECSCPELEELVKVSRENGALGARLTGAGWGGCAVALVKESIVPQYILNLKEHYFQKRIDKGVIKKDDLGLYLFASKPSSGAAIFKF